A stretch of Triticum aestivum cultivar Chinese Spring chromosome 1D, IWGSC CS RefSeq v2.1, whole genome shotgun sequence DNA encodes these proteins:
- the LOC123182800 gene encoding mitochondrial outer membrane protein porin 2 yields the protein MDAAKPAPAPARPAGPGLYADIGKKARDLLNRDYTTGQKFTFTTTAANGATITSSSTKKNEAIVADLQTQVKIKNFTVDVKATSDSSVVTTITVPELYTPGLKGVLSLPFPYQKSTPGKAELQYLHPHLGINGSVGLNSNPLVNFSGVIGTKAFAFGVDVAFDTASGDFTKYNAGLSHTNQDLTASLNLNNKANTLAASYYHQVQRTTAVGAEIAHSFSSNENTITVGTQHELDPLTTVKGRYNNFGIASALIQHAWRPKSLITFSTEVDTKAIEKSPKFGLALSLKP from the exons ATGGACGCCGCCAagcccgccccggcccccgcccgCCCCGCCGGCCCCGGGCTCTACGCCGACATCGGCAAGAAGGCCAGAG ATCTCCTCAACAGGGACTACACCACGGGCCAGAAGTTCACcttcaccaccaccgccgccaacggAGCT ACAATTACTAGTTCGAGCACAAAGAAAAATGAAGCTATCGTGGCTGACCTCCAGACCCAGGTGAAGATCAAGAATTTCACAGTGGATGTGAAAGCAACTTCGGACTCAAGT GTTGTAACTACAATCACTGTTCCTGAGCTGTACACACCGGGCTTGAAGGGAGTTCTTTCTCTTCCTTTCCCCTACCAGAAGTCTACCCCTGGGAAG GCTGAACTCCAGTACTTGCATCCCCATCTTGGCATCAACGGCAGTGTTGGCCTGAATTCAAACCCTCTTGTTAACTTTTCTGGTGTCATTGGGACTAAGGCTTTTGCTTTTGGTGTTGATGTTGCATTTGACACTGCCTCTGGTGACTTCACCAAGTACAATGCTGGACTGAGCCACACTAATCAAGATCTTACTGCTTCGTTGAATCT GAACAACAAGGCAAACACCCTGGCTGCTTCCTACTACCACCAGGTGCAGCGCACCACTGCTGTGGGAGCAGAGATCGCTCACAGCTTCTCGAGCAACGAGAACACCATCACCGTCGGGACGCAGCACGAGCTGGACCCCCTGACGACCGTGAAGGGGCGCTACAACAACTTCGGCATCGCAAGTGCGCTCATCCAGCACGCGTGGAGGCCCAAGTCTCTCATCACCTTCTCCACCGAGGTTGACACCAAGGCCATTGAGAAGAGCCCCAAGTTCGGGCTGGCCCTGTCACTCAAGCCCTGA